The following coding sequences lie in one Vitis vinifera cultivar Pinot Noir 40024 chromosome 19, ASM3070453v1 genomic window:
- the LOC100251442 gene encoding uncharacterized protein LOC100251442: METDGDQFHVYRRKFPPNSSNSALTLGSRSSNPINTMAGEGQQQGRREQEHYMPMAHLTRVMRRVLPAHAQISDQAKESIQECVCEFISFITSEANDRSHHELRKTITGEDIIAAMGKLGFDDYIEPLTLYLHRYRQAENERDGRLPLGGAMDYGSLGATLSYGPPLPPPPPQTLNMGNQEGLQDAAAIVTHNYFEEEAGGAGGSTSSRYPREDK; this comes from the exons ATGGAGACTGATGGTGATCAGTTTCATGTCTACCGCAGAAAGTTCCCACCAAACTCATCCAACTCTG CTCTCACTTTGGGTTCCCGCTCCTCCAACCCCATCAACACCATGGCCGGCGAGGGCCAACAGCAGGGTCGGCGAGAGCAGGAGCATTATATGCCCATGGCACATTTGACACGCGTCATGCGTCGTGTCCTCCCTGCCCATGCTCAGATCTCCGACCAGGCAAAGGAAAGCATCCAGGAATGCGTTTGCGAGTTCATTAGCTTCATAACTAGTGAGGCTAATGACAGGAGCCACCATGAGCTGCGGAAAACCATCACCGGTGAGGACATCATAGCTGCCATGGGGAAGCTTGGGTTTGACGACTACATTGAGCCCCTCACTCTGTACCTACATCGCTACCGCCAGGCAGAGAATGAGCGTGACGGCCGTCTGCCTCTTGGGGGTGCCATGGACTATGGTTCCCTTGGTGCCACACTGAGTTATGGGCCACCACTCCCGCCGCCGCCGCCCCAGACTTTGAACATGGGGAACCAAGAGGGGTTGCAAGATGCTGCTGCTATAGTTACTCATAACTACTTCGAGGAAGAGGCGGGTGGTGCCGGCGGTAGCACCTCTTCTAGGTACCCTCGCGAAGACAAGTAA